One Artemia franciscana chromosome 6, ASM3288406v1, whole genome shotgun sequence DNA window includes the following coding sequences:
- the LOC136028159 gene encoding E3 ubiquitin-protein ligase rififylin-like isoform X1 encodes MFIDIENNKLTQVVTKAVKLGNMGSCTGCGAKFSLFKRKMACPPCQRYFCAGCTTKSRFNTDVCRSCRVLLSHPLDISDVKRLKIKDLQHFLNLRGISHENIIEKEDLVRLVMVTIQGQIFSYDSNQDSSNSGFSNPNYDLLVENDLTQFNSNPGTSSNPSTPDLPVEEEDIVVSSDESDIETFEEYPCPELTRRGNQPPHFTSVHTDGPENLSDNVRLSDGAPSDRLLADGPITLSQIQTESQLFQLSVRQLREILTTNRVDYRGLIEKSELFEKVVRLWNEIRSAKGADNLPDEELCKICMNAPVNCVILECGHMVSCVECGRQLAECPICRQFVVRVVRTFKA; translated from the exons ATGTTTATTGACATAGAAAATAACAAACTAACTCAAGTCGTCACTAAAGCCGTAAAACTGGGTAATATGGGGTCTTGTACTGGCTGTGgagctaaattcagtttatttAAGAGAAAG ATGGCATGCCCACCATGTCAAAGGTATTTTTGTGCTGGTTGTACAACAAAGAGTCGCTTCAATACAGACGTCTGTCGCAGCTGTAGAGTCCTCTTGTCACATCCTTTAGACATAAGTGATGTTAAACGTCTTAAAATCAAGGACTTGCAACATTTTCTCAATCTTCGAGGGATATCACATGAAAATATTATAG AGAAAGAGGATTTGGTGAGACTTGTTATGGTTACGATTCAAGGACAGATTTTCAGTTACGATTCGAATCAAGACAGCAGTAACAGTGGCTTTAGCAATCCTAACTATGATCTCTTAGTGGAAAATG ACTTGACGCAGTTTAACTCCAATCCTGGTACCTCATCCAACCCGTCAACTCCAGATCTCCCTGTGGAAGAAGAGGACATTGTTGTTTCAAGTGATGAATCAGATATTGAAACCTTTGAAGAATACCCTTGTCCTGAGTTGACTCGAAGGGGAAACCAGCCTCCTCATTTTACATCCGTTCATACTGATGGTCCAGAAAATCTTAGTGACAATGTCAGACTCAGCGATGGTGCACCTTCAGATcgt TTGTTAGCTGATGGACCAATTACTTTAAGTCAAATTCAGACGGAATCCCAACTGTTTCAATTATCTGTACGACAATTAAGGGAAATTTTGACTACAAATCGTGTTGATTACAGAGGCTTAATTGAGAAATCggaactttttgaaaaagtcgTTCGACTGTGGAATGAAATTCGATCCGCCAAAG GTGCTGACAATTTACCTGATGAAGAACTGTGTAAAATCTGCATGAATGCCCCTGTGAACTGTGTTATCCTAGAATGTGGACATATGGTGTCATGTGTTGAGTGTGGTCGCCAGTTGGCTGAGTGCCCGATATGCAGACAGTTTGTTGTCCGAGTTGTTCGCACCTTTAAGGCTTGA
- the LOC136028159 gene encoding E3 ubiquitin-protein ligase rififylin-like isoform X2 — protein sequence MACPPCQRYFCAGCTTKSRFNTDVCRSCRVLLSHPLDISDVKRLKIKDLQHFLNLRGISHENIIEKEDLVRLVMVTIQGQIFSYDSNQDSSNSGFSNPNYDLLVENDLTQFNSNPGTSSNPSTPDLPVEEEDIVVSSDESDIETFEEYPCPELTRRGNQPPHFTSVHTDGPENLSDNVRLSDGAPSDRLLADGPITLSQIQTESQLFQLSVRQLREILTTNRVDYRGLIEKSELFEKVVRLWNEIRSAKGADNLPDEELCKICMNAPVNCVILECGHMVSCVECGRQLAECPICRQFVVRVVRTFKA from the exons ATGGCATGCCCACCATGTCAAAGGTATTTTTGTGCTGGTTGTACAACAAAGAGTCGCTTCAATACAGACGTCTGTCGCAGCTGTAGAGTCCTCTTGTCACATCCTTTAGACATAAGTGATGTTAAACGTCTTAAAATCAAGGACTTGCAACATTTTCTCAATCTTCGAGGGATATCACATGAAAATATTATAG AGAAAGAGGATTTGGTGAGACTTGTTATGGTTACGATTCAAGGACAGATTTTCAGTTACGATTCGAATCAAGACAGCAGTAACAGTGGCTTTAGCAATCCTAACTATGATCTCTTAGTGGAAAATG ACTTGACGCAGTTTAACTCCAATCCTGGTACCTCATCCAACCCGTCAACTCCAGATCTCCCTGTGGAAGAAGAGGACATTGTTGTTTCAAGTGATGAATCAGATATTGAAACCTTTGAAGAATACCCTTGTCCTGAGTTGACTCGAAGGGGAAACCAGCCTCCTCATTTTACATCCGTTCATACTGATGGTCCAGAAAATCTTAGTGACAATGTCAGACTCAGCGATGGTGCACCTTCAGATcgt TTGTTAGCTGATGGACCAATTACTTTAAGTCAAATTCAGACGGAATCCCAACTGTTTCAATTATCTGTACGACAATTAAGGGAAATTTTGACTACAAATCGTGTTGATTACAGAGGCTTAATTGAGAAATCggaactttttgaaaaagtcgTTCGACTGTGGAATGAAATTCGATCCGCCAAAG GTGCTGACAATTTACCTGATGAAGAACTGTGTAAAATCTGCATGAATGCCCCTGTGAACTGTGTTATCCTAGAATGTGGACATATGGTGTCATGTGTTGAGTGTGGTCGCCAGTTGGCTGAGTGCCCGATATGCAGACAGTTTGTTGTCCGAGTTGTTCGCACCTTTAAGGCTTGA
- the LOC136028159 gene encoding E3 ubiquitin-protein ligase rififylin-like isoform X3 — MGVSATLLSEKEDLVRLVMVTIQGQIFSYDSNQDSSNSGFSNPNYDLLVENDLTQFNSNPGTSSNPSTPDLPVEEEDIVVSSDESDIETFEEYPCPELTRRGNQPPHFTSVHTDGPANLSDNVRLSDGAPSDRLLADGPITLSQIQTESQLFQLSVRQLREILTTNRVDYRGLIEKSELFEKVVRLWNEIRSAKGADNLPDEELCKICMNAPVNCVILECGHMVSCVECGRQLAECPICRQFVVRVVRTFKA; from the exons ATGGGTGTATCCGCTACTTTACTTTCAGAGAAAGAGGATTTGGTGAGACTTGTTATGGTTACGATTCAAGGACAGATTTTCAGTTACGATTCGAATCAAGACAGCAGTAACAGTGGCTTTAGCAATCCTAACTATGATCTCTTAGTGGAAAATG ACTTGACGCAGTTTAACTCCAATCCTGGTACCTCATCCAACCCGTCAACTCCAGATCTCCCTGTGGAAGAAGAGGACATTGTTGTTTCAAGTGATGAATCAGATATTGAAACCTTTGAAGAATACCCTTGTCCTGAGTTGACTCGAAGGGGAAACCAGCCTCCTCATTTTACATCCGTTCATACTGATGGTCCAGCAAATCTTAGTGACAATGTCAGACTCAGCGATGGTGCACCTTCAGATcgt TTGTTAGCTGATGGACCAATTACTTTAAGTCAAATTCAGACGGAATCCCAACTGTTTCAATTATCTGTACGACAATTAAGGGAAATTTTGACTACAAATCGTGTTGATTACAGAGGCTTAATTGAGAAATCggaactttttgaaaaagtcgTTCGACTGTGGAATGAAATTCGATCCGCCAAAG GTGCTGACAATTTACCTGATGAAGAACTGTGTAAAATCTGCATGAATGCCCCTGTGAACTGTGTTATCCTAGAATGTGGACATATGGTGTCATGTGTTGAGTGTGGTCGCCAGTTGGCTGAGTGCCCGATATGCAGACAGTTTGTTGTCCGAGTTGTTCGCACCTTTAAGGCTTGA